The DNA segment TATCACGACACGACGCTGGCGACCGGGGGGACGGACTGGATGAAACTGGGGTTCTTCGCCGCGTCGGGGGCGTACCTGGCGACGGTGTACGTGATGCGGGGGTTCGGGATCGCGGTGGGCGCGCACGCGATGTACGACACGCTGGTGCTGGTGCTGCTGAGGCAGTAGCCGGGCTGTCTATTCGTCGTCGTCGCGGTCCTGGGCTTCGCCCATCCAGAGCATCTGTATGGTCTCGAGGATCTTTTCGTTGACCGGGTGACCGGCCTCCTCGCGGAAATCCGGGAGCGCCTCGACCATTGCTCGCAGTTCGGTGAACCGGAGGGCCACGGGGCTGACGCCGGGGTGGGCGTCGGCGAGTTCCTCGGCGATGCGGTGAACATCGAGCCAGCCGAATGTCTTGGAGAGGGCCATGGCGAAGGGCTGGGGAGGCGGCCGATCCTGCGCTAGTGCGGGACTTCTTTCACGGCGTTGCGGTTCCACGAGGGGACCTTGACGGTGATCGCGCCGGCGCGGCGGATCTCGCACTGGCACGAGAGGCGGCTGTCGCGCTGCAGACCCGGGGCCTCCTCGACGCGGTCCTCCTCGGCCTC comes from the Phycisphaeraceae bacterium genome and includes:
- the iscX gene encoding Fe-S cluster assembly protein IscX encodes the protein MALSKTFGWLDVHRIAEELADAHPGVSPVALRFTELRAMVEALPDFREEAGHPVNEKILETIQMLWMGEAQDRDDDE